The Pseudocalidococcus azoricus BACA0444 genomic sequence AAAAAAATCCCCAGGCCCCGACTCCCCAGTCCCTAGAGCAAGCCTTTCGAGATTCCCAACTGTATCAAGACTATGTGGTGGCCCGCCAAACTGTCCTGCAAAATATCCCCGAGGAACCTCCCAAACGAACCCAAAACCTACAGCCAGTCTTAAGAAATCGCCTCTCGGCCTGGCAACAGTTTTTGATTTTGACGCGGCGGAATTTAGTCATTCTGGGCCAAGACCGGAGTAATTTAGCTCTGACGTTGTTAATTGCCCCTTTACTGGGAATGTTGGGCTTTGTCTCTTGGCAACGGGATGTGTTTGATCCCCTTAAAGGGAATGCTGGCCTGGCTTTGACGATGATTTTTGTTACGACTCTAATTGCGGTCATGATTGGGGCCATGACGACCATGCGGGATTTGGTCAAGGAGGTGGAAATCTACCGCCGCGAACGAATGATTGGCCTGCAATTAGTTCCCTATGTTGGTTCTAAAGTTGCCATTGCCCTGGTTTTAGCCCTCTACCAGGCCGCGACCTATCTTTTAGTCACGAAGTTGGCCGTGGACATTCCTGGAGATTGGGGCGTGACCATGGAAATGTTTATCACCATAGCGTCAGCAATTTTTGGCGGAATGGCGATGGGGTTATTGGTTTCTGCCTTTGCTCCCAGTCAAAATATTGTTCCGTTGCTGATTTTGATGTTTCTCGTGCCCCAAATTATTTTTAGTGGTGGGATTCAACCTGTGGATTCCTTTGGCTGGCCAGGCCAGGTGATCAACCATTTGACTGTAATTAAATGGCCGTTTGAATCTATGGTGACGTTGACCGGCCTGGGGGAAGGTATTGCTACAGATCCCTGCTGGCAGGAGTTAACTGAGGCTCAACGGGATAACCTCACGGAAGCTCAACAGCGCGCCACTTGTACTTGCTATGGGCCGGGCCTGTTTCAGACATGTAATTTTCCAGGCATTCGAGCTAAATATGTCCCCCAAGTAGATGAACCGGAACCGACCCGCCCGCCCGCCCCTGCTTTTCCCACTAATCCGGCTAATTTTCCGGCCTACCAAGCCCAGATGGAGCAATACCAGGCCGACCTGAAGAAGTGGGAAGACAACTACAGTGAATGGAACCGTCAACGCAGCCGAGCCATCAATGAAGCGGCGGGAACCCTGAATCGGTTTAATCAGGATCAAGGCTATATGTTCAATGTCAATGTCCGGGATCATTGGCGTAACCAAGGCCTGTTAATTTTGGCGATGTTGGTGGCGGTTCCTTTCTGCCAAAAACGGCGGGACTTTACAAAATAATTAATTCATTGACTAACTTGAACCGCTTCCAGGTTAATGAAGCTAACTTTTACAATCTAGGAACTAGGGAATCCGACATAAAAATGTCCCAACGGACCCTGGCCCGCCCCAATTGGATAGCTGTGTTTGAGGGCTTGGGTGACAAAATCCTTGGCCTTTTGAATCGCCGTTAGTGGTGTCTCGCCCCAGGCCAAGTTGGCGGTAATTGCCGCGGCTAAGGTACATCCACTGCCATGGGTATGGGGAGTTTCAATTAGTTCAGTTTGGAGAATTTCTAACTGTTGCCAACTCGCCCACACATCCAGGCCCCGCAATTCGCCCGTCATCGCCCCCCCTTTGACCAAAACAGATTGACACCCTAGTTCCAGAATCTTTTGGGCGGCAGTTTTCATCGTTGCTAAGTTGGTAATTTCTAAATCAGCCAGAATTTGAGCTTCGTAACGGTTGGGGGTGAGGATCAAGGCCTGGGGAATTAAGCTGGATTTCAGGGCTGCAATTGTGGCTGAATCAACAAAAACTGCCCCCGCCCGCGAGACCATAACCGGATCCACAACAATGTTGCTGAGGTTCAAAGTTTTCAGATGCTTGGCAACTGTTTCGACTAATGGGGCATTAACAAGCACACCGGTTTTGAGTGCCTGAATTTTAAGATCACTCACCAACGCATGGAATTGGGCACTTACAGACTCTGGACTCAGGGCATCCACCCGTTCCACCCCGAGGGTATTTTGGGCCGTCACGGCCGTCACCACTACAGTCCCATGAACTCGATAACTGGCAAAGGTCCGCAAATCGGCCTGGATCCCCGCCCCACCGCCACTATCGGAACCCGCAACCGTCAAAACCACCGGCGGGACAGTTTGGGAATTGGAAGCGATGGGCAACTGCATGGCTGGCTATACTGGACATTAGATAAAGAATGGTGCAGATCAATCCTACCTTTCCCGTCTGACCATTCCTGACTTATGTTAACTACCTCTGTTTGGGATACTCAGCCCCATCCCGTTGCTTCAGCCTTAGCTAACCTCTTAAACAGCGTTTTAGTCCCCCGCAATATTCGGGCCACCGTTACACACCAGGCCTGGGGAATCCATATTACGCTGAATGCGATCCAAAGAATTAACCCGGCCCCGGCCACCTCTCTGATTCAAAAAGCCCTAGATAAACTCAACCTCCAAGACTCCTTAACTGTTCATCTCCAAGCCCGCTGTTTAGGGATTCCCGACTGGCAGACCCAGTTTGAATTTACAGGCAGTAACCCGGCCCCAGAAACACCTCCAGCCCAAGCCAAACAAGAGATTCAGCCCTTCAAACCCACAACTGAAAAACGTCCCCTTGCCGCCAAAACCTTTGTCAAGCGTCAGCCCACCCCAAACCCCGGCAAACAACCACCGATTCCCTTAACCTTAGAATCCTTTTTTGCCCCAGGCCGGACATCTCCAGAACCACTAGAGCTTGCTCCCACCCATCATGACAATAACCCAACCTCTGCATCTGAGCCTTTGAACTCAATCGAGGCACTCTCTGCCTTTGACCCAGACCCCCCAGCAATGCCAGCCGCGGCGAGAGAAACACCCTCAGAACCGGCCACCCCAGCCCACCCAGAACTGACTACGGCCGCACTCCTCACCCATATTGAAGCCAAACTGGAGGAAATTGTAGCCGATCAATTTGCTGGCC encodes the following:
- the thiD gene encoding bifunctional hydroxymethylpyrimidine kinase/phosphomethylpyrimidine kinase, translating into MQLPIASNSQTVPPVVLTVAGSDSGGGAGIQADLRTFASYRVHGTVVVTAVTAQNTLGVERVDALSPESVSAQFHALVSDLKIQALKTGVLVNAPLVETVAKHLKTLNLSNIVVDPVMVSRAGAVFVDSATIAALKSSLIPQALILTPNRYEAQILADLEITNLATMKTAAQKILELGCQSVLVKGGAMTGELRGLDVWASWQQLEILQTELIETPHTHGSGCTLAAAITANLAWGETPLTAIQKAKDFVTQALKHSYPIGAGQGPLGHFYVGFPSS